The Sulfurihydrogenibium sp. YO3AOP1 genome has a window encoding:
- the topA gene encoding type I DNA topoisomerase, whose amino-acid sequence MSEKKIVIVESPKKAKEISHFLGKDFIVKATVGHFKDLPENEMGVDLNTYEPKFVIKSQNHKKILSEIKKLAEKSEVIIATDPDREGYAIGFFMYEELKKKAKEVKRAEFHEITKEHIKEKIKNAVPFEKTNFGLFNAFLGRRVGDRIVGYTLSPIASREIGGRFSVGRVQSPAVRLIVEREIEIQNFKPTPYYVLSAVLRATSHVSPLTFTAIYENPKIENKEEAEKIYADIKDEKIATIKKVEKKQVKQSPKPPFTTSTLQQTASTVYRFAPEKTMMLAQDLFESGLITYHRTDSVRISEKAIDGIRNLINKEFGKDYLPEKIRVYKSKNTQADAHEAIRITHFVNLEEQKKLIKEKGLSEDHFKLLKLIYERTVASQMADAIFERTSAAVDIKGYTFKASGSILKFKGYKAVYDLEEEEDKEENQKLPDLKNKDVLTLEKINLEEKFTKPPARYTEGGLVKKLEELGIGRPSTYATIIKTIKERGYVVKENGSLRPTENAFHLIEYLNTRYNWVIDYSFTKKMEDFLDKVEENKKDWKEFVKQLHEKSGSKQNVKISKKMLDYAKDLAEKHGKSIEEIKDDPEKLKEFIDAHAEKNPSQKQIEYAKSLAEKTGLKLTEKELLDRKLLTKWINKAKKEMMKNYQLSEKQKNVLIKYGREDLVNNPVQALKFIKSKLSRYKK is encoded by the coding sequence TTGAGCGAAAAGAAAATAGTTATTGTAGAATCACCAAAAAAAGCAAAAGAGATATCACACTTTTTAGGAAAAGATTTTATTGTGAAAGCAACAGTAGGGCACTTTAAAGACCTTCCAGAAAATGAAATGGGAGTTGACTTAAACACATATGAGCCAAAATTTGTAATAAAATCTCAAAATCATAAAAAAATCTTATCAGAAATAAAAAAATTGGCAGAAAAATCTGAAGTAATCATAGCAACTGACCCAGATAGAGAAGGATATGCTATAGGATTTTTTATGTATGAAGAATTAAAGAAAAAAGCAAAGGAAGTAAAAAGAGCTGAATTTCATGAAATTACTAAGGAGCATATTAAAGAAAAAATAAAAAACGCAGTTCCATTTGAAAAAACAAATTTTGGATTATTTAATGCGTTTCTTGGAAGAAGGGTTGGAGACAGGATTGTTGGTTATACATTATCACCGATAGCATCAAGAGAGATAGGTGGAAGATTCAGCGTCGGTAGAGTTCAGTCTCCAGCTGTAAGATTGATAGTAGAAAGAGAAATAGAAATTCAAAATTTCAAGCCAACGCCGTACTATGTGTTATCTGCTGTTTTACGTGCAACGTCTCACGTCTCACCTCTCACGTTTACAGCTATTTATGAAAATCCAAAAATAGAAAACAAAGAAGAAGCAGAAAAAATCTATGCAGATATAAAAGATGAGAAAATAGCTACTATAAAGAAAGTAGAAAAAAAGCAAGTAAAACAATCCCCAAAACCACCATTTACAACTTCTACACTCCAGCAAACCGCTAGCACAGTTTATAGATTTGCTCCAGAAAAAACGATGATGTTAGCCCAAGACCTTTTTGAAAGCGGACTTATTACATACCACAGAACAGACAGCGTGAGAATAAGTGAAAAAGCTATAGATGGAATTAGAAATCTAATAAACAAAGAGTTTGGTAAAGATTATCTGCCGGAAAAAATAAGAGTTTACAAATCAAAAAATACACAAGCAGATGCCCATGAAGCCATAAGAATCACCCATTTTGTAAACTTAGAAGAACAAAAAAAGCTTATTAAAGAAAAAGGTTTATCAGAAGACCATTTTAAACTGTTAAAGCTTATCTATGAGAGAACAGTAGCATCTCAGATGGCTGATGCAATTTTTGAAAGAACAAGTGCGGCTGTTGATATAAAAGGCTATACATTTAAAGCCAGTGGCTCAATCTTAAAATTTAAAGGTTATAAGGCTGTTTATGATTTAGAAGAAGAGGAAGATAAAGAAGAAAATCAAAAACTACCAGATTTAAAAAATAAAGATGTCTTAACGCTTGAAAAAATAAATTTGGAAGAAAAATTTACAAAACCACCGGCAAGATACACAGAAGGCGGACTTGTCAAAAAATTGGAAGAGCTTGGTATAGGTAGACCTTCAACCTATGCAACGATAATAAAAACTATAAAAGAAAGAGGTTATGTAGTTAAGGAAAATGGAAGTTTAAGACCAACAGAAAACGCCTTTCATCTGATTGAATATTTAAACACTCGCTACAATTGGGTGATAGATTACTCTTTTACAAAGAAAATGGAAGATTTTCTTGATAAAGTAGAAGAGAATAAAAAAGATTGGAAAGAGTTTGTAAAACAGCTTCATGAAAAATCAGGTTCAAAACAAAATGTGAAAATATCAAAGAAAATGCTTGATTATGCAAAAGATTTAGCAGAAAAACATGGCAAAAGCATAGAAGAGATAAAAGATGACCCAGAAAAACTAAAAGAGTTTATCGATGCTCACGCTGAAAAAAATCCATCTCAAAAACAAATAGAATACGCAAAAAGTTTGGCTGAAAAAACGGGCTTGAAACTAACAGAGAAAGAGCTTTTAGATAGAAAATTGCTTACAAAATGGATAAATAAAGCAAAGAAAGAAATGATGAAAAACTACCAGTTGTCAGAAAAACAAAAAAATGTTTTAATAAAGTATGGTAGAGAAGATTTGGTTAACAATCCGGTCCAAGCTTTAAAGTTTATAAAAAGTAAGCTTTCAAGATATAAAAAATAA